Within Gouania willdenowi unplaced genomic scaffold, fGouWil2.1 scaffold_231_arrow_ctg1, whole genome shotgun sequence, the genomic segment tcctccgttcaagaatagttcctctttcgaaggtgtttggaaggtttttcccttttcatccgcaatgtcaccttgttttgtctctacatcaagggtaatccagctgttgttagttctattggcagtgttgtattttccactgtctgatgatgggatcagatccaacttgtataaacacatcaccacatcccagttcacaagcaaggcagtattttaatgtaatatatcttagttcataagcgtgtttctaactgctgttgttagttttattggcagtgttgtattttccactgttagatttaacttgtataaacacattattatatcttagttcataagcaaggtagtaatttcattgtataaaaaaagacgtgtttctaactgcacatatgacaataaacactttgaatttaaatttaatgtaatccttaatcaccccaccacctagcaattgaaatgaataaatgacagaccttttttactcttggtttcacatttaaatcagtctccgtaaaataatcacagtctgagttttatttccagtgtttatatagatctgggtccatatccatgattaccatcagtaatgttgttgtttaggtggatccttcgtattttcccaagtcttccatcgttttgatgagaactggttttccgtcctcttcttccaggatgtaaatcctgcagtttttttgaccaagtcttcataatctttccttctttttttatttgacgtgccttccatgcaatgcttgcattttgtttcgtcaggttttcattgatgtacaccttcgttcccttgagtttatttctttgcttgagtatttctcctttgaatttcatattcgtgaaggttatttttacagcagtCAGATTTATATTTGTTCTCAATATAATAATTATCACATACAGTTTTCCCAGAAGACAATTcaaggttaaatttgctgaaaatgtcacacacacatttattaacaaacagctgatcaatatgttccactttagtctgtttctgctctaagggacagcacgtgtgagtgagttctgtagatgaaggtctgggttagaacatctaactgagctttaatgttctgagaagtagagaaagaaaCCACTCCTACAACATGGATTTAAcactaaatattatatatatatgtatgtatgaaatattaaatgacaatatcacacacacacacacacttgtgttgttgtgtgtggtTCTTTCAGAGATGTTTGTCCCATCCTGAAGAACCCTGCTGCTCTTGCGGCACTAACCGACCTGTTTGAAGAACACGTGAGAACCTCGTACCAGCAGGTGGACCTGATTGTAGGTGAGAACCTTAAAGGAACCACTAGTGTGTTGATGGAGCACGGTGTGTTGATGCTTCCTGCTGTTCCTCCAGGTCTGGATGCTCGTGGGTTCCTGTTCGGTCCTCTCCTGGCCCAGAGGTTGGGTTTGGGTTTTGTTCTCatcagaaagaaaggaaaacttCCTGGATCCACCACgtctgtgacctttgacctggagTACGGACAGGTTAGCTCTACTGTTAGCATTGTTAGCTCTGCTGTTAGCATTGTTAGATCTGCTGTTGGCATTGTTAGCTCTGctgttagcatcattagctctgCTGTTGGCATCATTAGCTCTGCTGTTGGCATCATTAGTTGGTTCTGCTGTTAGCATCATTAGTTAGCTCTGCTGTTAGCATCATTAGTTAGCTCTGCTGTTAGCATTGTTAGCTCTGCTGTTAGCATTGTTTGATCTGCTGTTAGCATTGTTAGCTCTGCTGTTAGCATTGTTAGCTCTGctgttagcatcattagctctACTGTTGGCATCATTAGCTCTGCTGTTGGCATCATTAGTTGGTTCTGCTGTTAGCATCGTTAGTTAGCTCTGCTGTTAGCATCATTAGTTAGCTCTGCTGTTAGCATTGTTAGTTAGCTTTGCTGTTAGCATCGTTATCTCTGCTGTTAGCATCGTTAGTTAGCTCTGCTGTTAGCATCATTAGTTACCTCTGctgttagcatcattagctctgCTGTTGGCATCATTAGTTAGCTCTGCTGTTGGCATCATTAGCTCTGCTGTTAGCATCATTAGTTAGCTCTGCTGTTGGCATCATTAGCTCTGCTGTTAGCATCATTAGTTAGCTCTGCTGTTAGCATTGTTAGTTAGCTCTGCTATTAGCATCGTTATCTCTGCTGTTAGCATTGTTAGTTAGCTCTGCTATTAGCATCGTTATCTCTGCTGTTAGCATCGTTAGTTAGCTTTGCTGTTAGCATTGTTATCTCTGCTGTTAGCATCGTTAGTTAGCTCTGctgttagcatcattagctctgctattagcatcattagctctgCTCTTGGCATCATTAGTTAGCTCTGCTGTTGGCATCATTAGCTCTGTTGTTAGCATCGTTAGTTAGCTCTGCTGTTAGCATCATTAGTTAGCTCTGctgttagcatcattagctctgctattagcatcattagctctgCTGTTGGCATCATTAGTTAGCTCTGCTGTTGGCATCATTAGCTCTGCTGTTAGTATCGTCAGTTAGATCTGctgttagcatcattagctctgCTGTTGGCATCATTAGTTAGCTCTGCTGTTGGCATCATTAGCTCTGCTGTTAGCATTGTTAATTAGCTCTGCTGTTAGCATCATTAGTTAGCTCTGctgttagcatcattagctctgctattagcatcattagctctgCTGTTGGCATCATTAGTTAGCTCTGCTGTTGGCATCATTAGCTCTGCTGTTAGTATCGTTAGCTGTGCTGTTAGCATCGTTAGCTCTGCTGTTAGCATCATTAGTTAGCTCTGCTGTTAGCATCATTAGTTCTGCtattagcatcattagctctgCTGTTGGCATCATTAGTTAGCTCTGctgttagcatcattagctctgCTGTAGGCATCATTAGTTAGCTCTGCTGTTAGTATCGTTAGCTCTGCTGTTGGCATCATTAGTTAGCTCTGctgttagcatcattagctctgctgttagtatcattagctctgctgttagtatcattagctctgctgttagcatcattagctctTCTGTTAGTATCATTAGCTCTGCTGTTGGCATCATTAGTTAGCTCTGCTGTTAGTATCATTAGCTCTGCTGTTAGTATCATTAGCTCTGctgttagcatcattagctctgctgttagtatcattagctctgctgttagcatcattagctctgCTGTTAGTATCATTAGCTCTGCTGTTAGCATCATTAGTTGGCTCTGCTGTTAGCATCATTAGTTAGCTCTGCTGTTGCCATTGTTAATTAGCTCTGTtgttagcatcattagctctgCTGTTAGCATCATTAGTTAGCTCTGCTGTTGCCATTGTTAATTAGCTCTGTtgttagcatcattagctctgCTGTTAGATCATTAGCGCTGCTGTTACATCATGGGGTTAAGCCCCTCCTTCAGTGTAATAAGTTACTTTATTAGAGTCTTGTCATCAtggttgacctctgacctccagGCAGAAGTAGAGATCCAGGATGACGTTGTGGATCCAGGTCAGAAGGTTCTGATCATTGACGACCTCCTGGCTACAGgaggttagtgtgtgtgtgtgtgtgtgtgtgtgtgtgtgtgtgtgtgtgtgtgtgtgtgtgtgtgtgtgtgtgtgtgtgtgtgtggtgtgtgtgtgtgtgtgtgtgtgtgtgtgtgatgtggttgtgtgtgtggtgtgtgtgtgtattttgttatggtgtggtgttgtgtgtgtgtgtgtgtgtactttgttaatgtgtgtgtgtgtgtactttgttaatgtgtgtgtgtgtgtactttgttaatgtgtgtgtgtgtgtatttgatgttaatgtggtGTGTACTttgttaagtgtgtgtgtgtgtgtacttgttAATGTGGTGTGTGTActttgttaatgtgtgtgttggtgtactttgttaatgtgtgtgtgtgtttttgatgttaatgtgtgtgtgtgtgtgtgtgtatttgatgttaatgtgtgtgtgtgtgtgtgtttgatgtttgtgtgtgtgtgtgtgtctgtgtctgtgtatttgatgttaatgtgtgtgtgtgtgtgtatttgatgttaatgtgtgtgtgtgtgtgtgtgtgtatttgatgtgtgtgtgtgtgtgtgtgtgtatttgatgttaatgtgtgtgtgtgtgtgggtgtatttgatgttaatgtgtgtgtgtgtgtgtgtgtatgtgatgttaatgtgtgtgtgtgtgtatttgatgttggtgtgtgtgtgtgtgtatttgatgttaatgtgtggtttgatgttaatgtgtgtgggtgtgtgtgtgtgtatttgatgttaatgtgtgtgtgtgtgtgtgtgtgtgtgtgtgtgtgtgtgtatttgatgttaatgtgtgtgtgtgtatttgatgttaatgtgtgtatttgatgttaatgtgtgtgtgtgtgtgtgtatttgatgttaatgtgtgtatttgatgttaatgtgtgtatttgatgttaatgtgtgtatttgatgttaatgtgtgtgtgtgtgtatttgatgttgttatgtgtgtatttgattgttaatgtgtttgtgtgtatttgatgttaatgtgtgtgtgtagttgtgttaatgttgtgtatttgatgttaatgtgtgtattgatgtaatgtgtgtatttgtgttaatgtgtgtgtggtgtgtatgtatttgatgttaatgtgttgtgtgtgtgtgtgtgtgtgtgttgtattgatgttaatgtggtgtgtgtgtgtgtatttgatgttaatgtgtgtgtgtgtgttgtgtgtgttgtattgatgttaatgtgtgtgtgtgtgtgtgtgtgtgtgtgtgtgtttgatgttaatgtgtgtatttgatgttaatgttgtgtgtgtgtgtattgatgttatgtgtgtgtgtgtatttgatgtaatgtgtgtgtgtgtgtgtatttgatgttaatgtgtgtgtatgtgtatttgatgttaatgtgtgtatttgatgttaatgtgtgtatttgatgttaatgtgtgtgtgtgtgtgtgtatttgatgttaatgtgtgtatttgatgttaatgtgtgtatttgatgttaatgtgtgtatttgatgttaatgtgtgtgtgtgtatttgatgttaatgtgtgtgtgtgtgtgtgtatttgatgttaatgtgtgtgtgtgtgtgtggtatttgatgttaatgtgtgtgtgtgtgtgtgatttgatGTTCATGTGTGATTTGATTGGGAATGTGTGTGATGTTGaatggtgtggtgtgtgtgtgtatttgatttaaggggtgtgtgtgtgtatttgatgttagtgtgtgtgtgtgtgtgtgtgtgtgtatttgatgttaatgtgtgtgtgtgtgtatttgatgttaatgtgtgtatttgatgttaatgtgtgtgtgtgtgtgtgtgtgtatttgatgttaatgtgtgtgtgtgtgtgtgtatttgatgttaatgtgggtgtgtgtgtatgtgatgttaatgggtatttgatgttaatgtggtgtgtgtgtgtgttgtgtatttgatgttaatgtgtgtgtgtgtgtgtatttgatgtaatgtgtgtatttgatgttaagtgtgtgtggtggtgtgtgtgtgtattgatgttaatgtgtgtgtgtgtgtgtgtgtgtgtgtgtgtgtttgatgttaatgtgtgtgtgtgtgtgtgtgtgtatttgatgttaatgtgtgtgtctgtgtatttgatgttaatgtgtgtgtgtgtgtgtatttgatgttaatgtgtgtatttgatgttaatgtgtgtgtgtgtatttgatgttagtgtgtgtgtgtgtatttgatgttaatgtgtgtgtgtgtgtgtgtatttgatgttaatgtgtgtgtgtgtatttgatgttaatgtgtgtatttgatgttaatgtgtgtgtgtgtgtgtgtattttatgttaatgtgtgtatttgatgttaatgtgtgtatttgatgttaatgtgtgtgtgtgtgtatttgatgttaatgtgtgtgtgtatttgatgttaatgtgtgtatttgatgttaatgtgtgtgtgtgtgtgtgtattttatgttaatgtgtgtatttgatgttaatgtgtgtgtatttgatgttaatgtgtgtgtgtgtatttgatgttaatgtgtgtgtgtgtgtatttgatgttaatgtgtgtgtgtgtgtgtgtatttgatgttaatgtgtgtatttgatgttaatgtgtgtgtgtgtgtgtgtatttgatgttaatgtgtgtgtgtgtgtgtatttgatgttaatgtgtgtatttgatgttattgtgtgtgtgtgtgtgtgtgtatttgatgttaatgtgtgtgtgtgtgtgtgtgtgtatgtgtatttgatgttaatgtgtgtgtgtgtgtgtgtgtgtgtatgtgtatttgatgttaatgggtgtatttgatgttaatgtgtgtgtgtgtgtgtgtgtgtgtgtatttgatgttaatgtgtgtgtgtgtatttgatgttaatgtgtgtatttgatgttaatgtgtgtgtgtgtgtgtatttgatgttaatgtgtgtatttgatgttaatgtgtgtgtgtgtgtatttgatgttaatgtggtgtgttattgtgtttgtgtgatttgatttgtaatgtgtgtatttgatgttaatgtgtgtatttgatgttagtgtgtgtgtgtgtgtatttgatgttagtgtgtgtgtgtgtgtatttgatgttagtgtgtgtgtgtgtgtatttgatgttagtgtgtgtgtgtgtgtatttgatgttaatgtgtgtgtgtgtgtatttgatgtgtgtgtgtgtgtgtgtatttgatgttaatgtgtgtgtgtgtgtatttgatgttaatgtgtgtgtgtgtgtgtatttgatgttaatgtgtgtgtgtgtgtgtatttgatgttaatgtgtgtgtgtgtatttgatgttaatgtgtgtgtgtgtgtgtgtatttgatgttaatgtgtgtgtgtgtgtatttgatgttaatgtgtgtgtgtgtatttgataatgtgtgtgtgtgcgtgtatttgatgttaatgtgtgtgtgtgtttttgatgttaatgtgtgtgtgtgtgtatttgatgttaatgtgtgtgtgtgtgtgtgtatttgatgttaatgtgtgtgtgtgtgtgtatttgatgttaatgtgtgtgtgtgtgtgtatgtatttgataatgtgtgtgtgtgtgtgtatttgatgttaatgtgtgtgtgtgtgtgtgtgtgtgtatttgatgttaatgtgtgtattgatgttaatggtgtgtgtgtgtgtatttgatgttaatgtgttgtgtgtgtgtgtgtgtggattgatgttaatgtgtgtgtgtgtgtgtgtgtatttgatgttaatgtgtgtgtgtaattgatgttaatgtgtgtgtgtgtgtgtgtgtatttgatgttaatgtgtgtgtgtgtttgatgttaatgtgtgtgtgtgtatttgatgttaatgtgtgtgtgtgtgtgtatttgatgttaatgtgtgtgtgtgtgtatttgatgttaatgtgtgtgtgtgtgtgtgtgtgtatttgatgttaatgtgtgtgtgtgtgtatttgatgttaatgtgtgtgtgtgtgtgtgtgtgtgtgtgtgtatttgatgttaatgtgtgtgtgtgtgtgtgtaattgatgttaatgtgtgtgtgtgtgtgtgtgtgtgtatttgatgttaatgtgtgtgtgtgtaattgatgttaatgtgtgtgtgtgtgtgtaattgatgttaatgtgtgtgtgtgtgtgtgttgtgtgtgtgtgcagggacCCTGTGTGCAGCGTGGGAGCTGCTAAAGCAGCAGCAGGCTGAGGTTCTGGGGTGTCTGGTGGTAATTGAGCTCCTGGATCTTCAGGGAAAGAACAAAGTGAAGCCCCTCCCCGTGTTCTCTCTGACCCACTATTGAAACGGCTGGCCCTCTGTGGGACCACAGACCACGGGTTTCCTTCAGCTTCACTCATTCATTGATGAATCAATAACATCAGTTAAATTGTTAacgtttatttttaatgtgtagaacattggttctcaacctttttttgttttcagttattttcatttactttttgatctcatattgtttttcattttaatttaacgacatttatatttcacgtgAAAGTATAGTAAtagtttaagattgttttaattaaaaaaaaaaaatgtcaatcttaatttttcagaaatatcTCACCTtcttccttttaatgtatttttgcaacatttctcAAACTTCTACATCTGACTTTTCTGCATTTTCATAAACCTTTTacacttaatgtcacatattgaaccattattgtcacttttaacctcttttcactatatttcctgattatttaaccCTTTATGTCtattatttacagtataaaCTCATTCATcgaatattgacactttgaacctttttctgtcagtattttTTCCCATTCTGATTTGAGATGAGAcactattatatttttattatttattattattatctgttacATCTCCGTCCAGGAAACATGAAGACAATCACATAAAATGGGAGGAACTGAGAGAACTGTGGGTCACCACAAAGGCAGCGCCCCAAattatttacaacttttaattaatttctatggttttttaaaatctcatttcacctcctttttattcactttgaaccattttattagtgattaaaaccatgatttccatctttaagatgactataataataataataaacgttcctggataacagtggatattattcagatgaataaataaatgtggttatcacagattcatagaacaatggaccatcatttattcccccttatagatggtcctgtctccacatgactgttcttcaatgttcatgtctgtgttcaaccaccttcagatacagtgggacatttattttgaaaggttgaCATGCCGTGATGTAGAGAACATATTTACTACCTGTAGCAGaaacaaactatttttattaCGTTCAGACTTTATATAAATCACATTTATCCAATCAATCCACAGGATGTTGGTGCTAAATGAAGGCTGCTCTCATTGGTTGGAcacgtgatgatgtcacagaggGAACCATGTagagtacattttatttttcattaaagttctaaacattaaatatgttcttccagtggtttttaaactgaactaaataaatatagatgtagaaacaggaagtgatgagtATCTATTAAAACAACATCCTGTGATTAAAGCTTCATTATCTGTAAAAACTAGAGTAGAACAAACATCTGTAACGTTTACAGTGAATCAGGAAGTCCATGCTGActcagctcctcctccttctgccTGTGCGTAAGTCTGTCCATCACCAGGCTCAGCTCCATGGTTCTGTTCAGCTTCAGGTACGAGTCCTTCCTCACCGCCACGatgctcagccaatcagagaccaGCTCTGCCAGCAAACGCACATGCTTCTCCATCTCACCTGTTAGAAATAATATGTCTATGATTGTTATGAAATAAAACACCTGATTTTCTAAATGTcaatattttatataataaagctattattttctataactttgcataaactggtcaattttccccaaaaaaacctTGATTGATTTTTAATTCTTTCATATAAACAGAAATAGATTCACAACAATTTat encodes:
- the LOC114459016 gene encoding adenine phosphoribosyltransferase-like, producing the protein MSETNLFESKLELVRSHIRSFPDFPKKGIVFRDVCPILKNPAALAALTDLFEEHVRTSYQQVDLIVGLDARGFLFGPLLAQRLGLGFVLIRKKGKLPGSTTSVTFDLEYGQAEVEIQDDVVDPGQKVLIIDDLLATGGTLCAAWELLKQQQAEVLGCLVVIELLDLQGKNKVKPLPVFSLTHY